Proteins from one Coturnix japonica isolate 7356 chromosome 5, Coturnix japonica 2.1, whole genome shotgun sequence genomic window:
- the LMO2 gene encoding rhombotin-2: protein MGGGNPVNVIGGRRGSAAGDKASRADGLCGGSGGRSHHRHATKEPSLPMSSAIERKSLDPSEEPVDEVLQIPPSLLTCGGCQQNIGDRYFLKAIDQYWHEDCLSCDLCGCRLGEVGRRLYYKLGRKLCRRDYLRLFGQDGLCASCDKRIRAYEMTMRVKDKVYHLECFKCAACQKHFCVGDRYLLINSDIVCEQDIYEWTKINGMI from the exons ATGGGAG GAGGAAATCCTGTGAATGTCATTGGGGGGCGGAGGGGGAGCGCGGCCGGTGACAAGGCGTCGAGAGCAGACGGCCTTTGCGGGGGCAGCGGGGGCAGATCGCACCACAGGCACGCTACAAAGGAGCCATCCCTGCCAATGTCATCGGCCATCGAGAGGAAGAGCCTCGATCCTTCCGA GGAGCCGGTGGATGAGGTGCTGCAGATCCCCCCGTCACTGCTGACATGTGGGGGCTGCCAGCAGAACATCGGGGACCGCTATTTCCTGAAGGCCATTGACCAATACTGGCACGAGGACTGCCTCAGCTGCGACCTGTGCGGATGCCGGCTGGGAGAGGTGGGGCGGCGGCTGTACTACAAGCTGGGCAGGAAGCTCTGCCGGAGGGACTATCTCAG gCTCTTTGGCCAAGATGGCCTCTGTGCTTCATGTGACAAACGGATCCGGGCTTATGAGATGACCATGCGGGTGAAGGACAAAGTATATCACCTTGAATGCTTCAAATGCGCGGCCTGCCAGAAACACTTCTGTGTTGGGGACAGATACCTCCTCATCAACTCGGACATAGTATGTGAACAGGACATCTATGAGTGGACTAAGATAAATGGAATGATATAG